Proteins encoded in a region of the Megalops cyprinoides isolate fMegCyp1 chromosome 3, fMegCyp1.pri, whole genome shotgun sequence genome:
- the LOC118773929 gene encoding heart- and neural crest derivatives-expressed protein 1-like, translated as MNLIGSYQHHHLMHETFPFVQRCHPDTPYFQSWVVNHGEVPPDFQIQPSYSSEFGAPGTAHDTQLDALSGRMGKRRTSGPKKERKRTESINTAFAELRECIPNVPADTKLSKIKTLRLATSYIAYLMDVLAKDTGETEGFKAEIKKFDNRDLKRKREVNDGLQESIGTEKKFKGRTGWPQQVWALELNQ; from the exons ATGAATCTCATTGGGAGCTACCAGCACCATCACCTGATGCACGAGACTTTTCCGTTTGTGCAAAGGTGTCACCCCGATACTCCCTACTTCCAGAGCTGGGTGGTGAATCACGGAGAAGTCCCTCCGGACTTTCAGATCCAGCCATCTTACTCCTCGGAGTTTGGCGCCCCGGGCACCGCTCATGACACCCAGCTTGATGCGCTGTCTGGGCGAATGGGGAAAAGAAGAACGTCGGGAcccaagaaagagagaaaacggACCGAGAGTATTAACACTGCTTTCGCTGAACTGAGAGAGTGCATACCAAACGTGCCTGCGGACACCAAACTatctaaaattaaaacattaagaCTGGCCACGAGTTACATTGCTTATCTGATGGACGTGCTAGCAAAGGACACTGGTGAAACGGAGGGGTTCAAGGCTGAAATCAAGAAATTTGACAATAgagatttaaaaaggaaacgAGAAGTG aacgACGGCCTTCAAGAATCAATAGGAACTGAGAAAAAGTTCAAAGGAAGGACGGGTTGGCCTCAGCAGGTCTGGGCTCTGGAACTAAACCAGTGA
- the sap30l gene encoding histone deacetylase complex subunit SAP30L produces the protein MNGFSTEEDSHDGPPAPPFYGQSCCLIEDGERCGRSAGNASFSKRIQKSISQKKLKLDIDKSVRHLYICDFHKNFIQSVRNKRKRKTSDDGGESPDHDIEIPEVDLFQLQVNTLRRYKRHYKLQTRPGLNKAQLAETVSRHFRNIPVNEKETLTYFIYMVKSNKSRLDQKSDGSKQLE, from the exons ATGAACGGGTTCAGTACGGAAGAGGACAGCCACGACGGGCCTCCGGCACCACCGTTTTACGGACAGAGTTGCTGTTTGATTGAAGACGGAGAGCGCTGCGGCCGATCAGCTGGAAACGCCTCCTTTAGCAAGCGGATTCAGAAAAGCATATCGCAGAAGAAACTTAAATTGGACATTGACAAGAGT GTGAGACACTTGTATATCTGCGACTTTCACAAGAACTTCATTCAAAGCGTCCGCAACAAACGCAAGAGGAAGACAAGTGACGATGGAGGGGAATCACCGGATCATGACATTGAAATACCAGAG GTCGACCTATTTCAACTTCAAGTAAACACGCTGCGACGCTACAAGAGACATTACAAGCTGCAGACAAGACCAGGCCTGAACAAGGCCCAGCTGGCAGAG ACAGTGAGTCGTCACTTCAGGAATATCCCGGTGAATGAAAAGGAAACTCTGACCTACTTTATTTATATGGTGAAGAGCAACAAAAGCCGACTTGACCAGAAATCGGATGGCAGTAAACAGCTTGAATAA